In Neosynechococcus sphagnicola sy1, one DNA window encodes the following:
- a CDS encoding CBS domain-containing protein, giving the protein MLGGEAGVMDLVLCHAIADFDTLGAAVGLARLQSGSRIVLTEGCHPGVREFLALHRDEYPLMERRSVIPAQIRSLSIVDTQRRDRLGKAADWLDLPQVTIAVYDHHTEVERDIPAHEVQVVAVGATTTLIVEKLQAAQVTLTATEATVMALGIHVDTGSLTFDHATPRDAFALAWLMEQGANLGAISTYLDPGLSPELQTLLTTALNQLQISPCQGYQVAWVLLETDTYVPGLSTLTSRLMELTDLDALILGSQYYRGGPEPILTLIGRTQIPGTDLHRLFHPLGGGGHPRAAAATLKGVNAHQTLHQISQQLQAQIPHPPTAQELMSTPVRTIRPETTIDEAQRVLLRYGHSGLSVVDTQDQLLGVISRRDIDIALHHGFSHAPVKGYMTSNLKTITPETSLPEIESLMVTYDIGRLPVISAGQLVGIVTRTDVLRHLHQFTVEQTEQRRGTPDVASAMAPPRHPGDRHLAAIPPPDAVATAD; this is encoded by the coding sequence GTGCTGGGAGGTGAGGCCGGGGTGATGGATCTAGTGTTGTGCCATGCGATCGCCGATTTTGATACCTTGGGGGCGGCGGTGGGTTTAGCGCGTTTGCAGTCAGGAAGTCGGATTGTGCTCACGGAGGGGTGTCATCCGGGAGTCCGGGAATTTCTGGCACTTCATCGGGATGAGTACCCCCTGATGGAGCGGCGCTCGGTAATCCCGGCGCAGATTCGCTCTTTGAGCATTGTGGACACCCAACGCCGCGATCGCCTAGGGAAAGCGGCTGATTGGCTTGATTTACCCCAGGTGACCATCGCCGTTTACGATCACCACACCGAGGTTGAGCGAGATATTCCGGCCCATGAGGTTCAGGTCGTGGCAGTGGGAGCCACCACGACCCTGATTGTAGAAAAATTGCAAGCCGCACAGGTGACCCTGACCGCCACCGAGGCTACGGTCATGGCCTTGGGCATTCATGTCGATACCGGCTCTCTCACCTTTGACCATGCCACGCCTCGGGATGCGTTCGCCCTTGCCTGGCTGATGGAGCAGGGTGCTAACCTGGGGGCGATCTCCACCTATCTGGATCCGGGACTCTCCCCAGAATTACAAACCCTGCTGACCACCGCCCTCAATCAGTTGCAAATCTCCCCCTGCCAGGGCTACCAGGTTGCCTGGGTATTACTGGAAACCGACACCTACGTCCCTGGTCTCTCCACCCTCACCAGTCGGCTGATGGAATTGACGGATCTGGATGCCCTGATTCTAGGCTCCCAGTATTACCGGGGTGGCCCGGAGCCGATTCTGACCCTGATTGGGCGCACCCAGATTCCGGGCACCGATCTCCATCGGTTGTTTCACCCCCTCGGGGGTGGGGGGCATCCCCGCGCCGCCGCTGCCACCCTCAAGGGGGTGAATGCTCACCAAACCCTGCACCAGATCAGTCAGCAACTCCAGGCTCAAATTCCCCATCCCCCCACGGCCCAGGAACTGATGTCTACCCCCGTGCGCACCATCCGCCCTGAAACCACCATTGATGAGGCTCAGCGGGTGCTGTTACGCTACGGCCACTCCGGACTGTCGGTCGTGGATACCCAAGACCAACTGTTGGGGGTGATTTCTCGACGAGACATTGACATCGCCCTCCACCATGGGTTTAGCCATGCCCCCGTCAAGGGGTATATGACCAGCAATCTCAAAACCATTACCCCGGAGACATCGCTACCGGAGATTGAGTCCCTGATGGTGACTTATGATATCGGCCGTCTGCCCGTGATCTCTGCGGGACAACTAGTGGGCATTGTCACCCGTACTGATGTGCTGCGCCACTTGCATCAATTTACCGTCGAGCAAACGGAGCAACGTCGGGGTACCCCCGACGTTGCATCAGCCATGGCTCCCCCCCGCCACCCTGGCGATCGCCACCTTGCAGCAATCCCTCCCCCTGACGCTGTGGCAACTGCTGACTGA
- a CDS encoding aconitase family protein → MAVFAAAGARTEMPGCSLCMGNQARVADGVTVFSTSTRNFNNRMGKGAQVYLGSAELAAVCAVLGKIPTLEEYRAIVTQKIDPFAADLYRYLNFDQIPNFEDEGRVIPLDEMPRIEDILGMPTASRR, encoded by the coding sequence ATGGCAGTTTTTGCTGCTGCGGGTGCCAGAACTGAGATGCCGGGATGCTCCCTCTGTATGGGCAATCAGGCACGGGTAGCCGATGGCGTGACGGTGTTTTCAACCTCGACCCGCAATTTCAACAATCGCATGGGCAAGGGGGCACAGGTTTACCTCGGTTCCGCCGAATTGGCTGCGGTGTGTGCTGTACTAGGTAAAATCCCCACTTTGGAAGAATATCGGGCGATTGTTACCCAGAAAATCGATCCCTTTGCCGCCGACCTCTACCGTTACCTCAACTTTGACCAAATTCCCAACTTTGAGGATGAGGGACGGGTAATTCCCCTGGATGAAATGCCCAGAATTGAGGATATTTTGGGGATGCCCACCGCCAGTCGTCGCTAA
- a CDS encoding DUF6825 family protein — MNHSPVQAFFLGKAVAETCYEQVESTLIHLLSEIGKFDAEQREHLSQVTEQVTERARQAEIATVQQRGGATPSWNSPTVDLQERIDELRAEVAQLRAELKRYRSPIS, encoded by the coding sequence ATGAATCATTCCCCGGTACAGGCATTCTTTTTGGGTAAAGCCGTTGCCGAAACCTGTTATGAGCAAGTGGAGAGTACGCTGATCCACCTTTTGAGTGAAATCGGGAAGTTCGATGCCGAGCAGCGAGAGCATCTAAGCCAAGTAACCGAGCAGGTAACCGAACGCGCCAGACAGGCAGAGATTGCCACGGTGCAACAGCGGGGAGGTGCGACCCCGTCTTGGAATTCCCCCACCGTCGATCTCCAAGAACGCATTGATGAGTTACGGGCAGAAGTTGCACAATTACGAGCTGAACTCAAGCGCTACCGCAGTCCCATATCCTAA
- a CDS encoding ABC1 kinase family protein, translating to MDYLNEGRNADTFRRNFRNYDWVSVPRVYWRYTTPRVLTLEYVPGIKISHYEALEAAGLDRKVLAQLGARAYLLQLLNDGFFHADPHPGNIAVSPEGALVFYDFGMMGQIQAVTRDKLMEVLFGISQKDADRVVVALIDLGALAAVDDMGPVRRSIQYILDNFMDKPFETQSVSAISDDLYEIAYDQPFRFPATFTFVMRAFSTLEGVGKGLDPDFNFMEVAKPFAMQLMTNSNGSDSNSLLSELGRQAAQVSTSALSLPRRLEDTLEKLERGDIRVRVRSTDTDRILRRLSTVQIGTNYTLLSSAFTLSAVILFVNHYVWLAAIAAMLAAAMMVVLLRLLSRLDRFERML from the coding sequence ATTGACTACCTCAATGAGGGCCGGAATGCCGATACCTTCCGACGCAACTTTCGCAACTACGATTGGGTCTCGGTGCCTCGCGTCTACTGGCGTTATACGACCCCTCGGGTGCTCACCCTAGAATATGTCCCTGGAATCAAAATCAGTCACTATGAGGCACTGGAAGCCGCTGGGCTAGATCGCAAAGTTCTGGCTCAGTTGGGGGCTAGAGCCTATCTGCTCCAGTTACTGAATGATGGTTTTTTCCATGCAGATCCCCATCCCGGCAACATTGCGGTCAGCCCTGAGGGGGCGTTAGTGTTTTACGACTTTGGGATGATGGGGCAGATTCAAGCGGTTACTCGCGACAAGTTAATGGAGGTTCTCTTTGGAATTTCCCAAAAAGATGCCGATCGCGTTGTGGTGGCTTTAATTGATCTCGGTGCCCTCGCTGCTGTGGATGATATGGGACCTGTGCGGCGCTCCATCCAGTACATTCTCGATAACTTTATGGATAAGCCGTTTGAAACCCAATCGGTGTCTGCCATTAGTGATGATTTGTATGAAATTGCTTATGACCAACCCTTTCGATTTCCGGCAACCTTTACCTTTGTCATGCGCGCCTTTTCAACCCTGGAAGGGGTGGGTAAGGGCTTAGATCCAGACTTCAACTTTATGGAGGTTGCAAAACCCTTTGCAATGCAGCTTATGACCAACAGCAATGGATCGGACAGCAATAGTCTCTTGAGTGAACTGGGACGGCAGGCTGCTCAGGTCAGCACTTCCGCCTTGAGTTTACCCCGGCGACTGGAAGATACCCTGGAAAAACTCGAGCGGGGAGATATCCGGGTGCGGGTACGCTCAACGGATACGGATCGGATCCTGCGCCGTCTCAGTACTGTGCAGATTGGCACTAACTACACCCTGCTCAGTAGTGCCTTTACCTTGTCTGCGGTGATCTTGTTTGTCAATCATTATGTTTGGCTGGCAGCGATCGCAGCGATGCTGGCAGCCGCTATGATGGTAGTATTACTGCGTCTTTTGAGCCGATTAGATCGGTTTGAACGCATGTTATAA
- a CDS encoding ABC1 kinase family protein, with the protein MSAIPDSSTASSYQSPRSAAVISSSRWSKIGLWPSSRNRSSNPDQIYGGKSYRWNRESYNRHTRFLDIWSFVLLLLTSLWLNGKTWSYWGGITDSKKAARRQTQAIWIRETLLDLGPTFIKVGQLFSTRADLFPTEYVEELSKLQDKVPAFSYEQVLRIIEQDLGKSAHLSYASIDPVPLAAASLGQVHRAKLHSGEEAVIKVQRPGLRKLFGIDLAILKGIARYFQNHPDWGRGGIG; encoded by the coding sequence GTGTCTGCTATTCCTGATAGCTCCACTGCCAGCTCATATCAGTCTCCTCGATCGGCAGCGGTGATCTCATCCTCGCGATGGTCAAAGATCGGCCTTTGGCCATCGTCCCGTAACCGTAGCAGTAATCCTGATCAAATCTATGGCGGTAAGTCTTACCGTTGGAATCGTGAGAGTTACAATCGGCACACTCGCTTTCTGGATATTTGGAGCTTTGTGCTGCTGCTACTGACCTCCCTGTGGTTGAATGGCAAAACTTGGAGTTACTGGGGAGGAATTACCGATTCCAAGAAGGCAGCTCGTCGGCAGACCCAGGCAATTTGGATTCGCGAAACCCTCTTAGATCTGGGGCCGACCTTTATCAAGGTAGGGCAGCTCTTTTCCACTCGGGCTGATTTGTTTCCCACGGAGTATGTTGAGGAACTCTCGAAGCTTCAAGATAAAGTTCCTGCCTTCAGCTACGAGCAGGTCCTGCGGATCATTGAGCAAGATTTAGGGAAGTCCGCCCATTTGTCCTATGCCAGCATTGACCCCGTTCCCTTAGCTGCCGCCAGTTTAGGTCAGGTTCACCGAGCTAAACTGCACTCGGGGGAAGAAGCCGTGATCAAGGTACAACGCCCTGGACTGCGCAAATTATTTGGCATTGATCTGGCAATTCTCAAAGGGATTGCCCGCTACTTTCAAAATCACCCCGACTGGGGTCGGGGCGGGATTGGTTAG
- a CDS encoding protein kinase domain-containing protein, producing MEEAQHLARCQHPNIVRVLDFFEESGLPFMVMDYIPGQTLSEFIQPRKPLPEAQAVHYIRQVAAALSVVHANRILHRDIKPQNIIRRQGSHTVVLIDFGIAREFTLGVTQTQTGLLSAGYAPIEQYLPQGKRTPATDIYALAATLYCLLAGQPPVAAPLRDRIPLPKLQQFQPQLTPGLEAAILQGLEMEAPLRPQTVQDWLALLPATAPAPEPARSRGATKTIAAAKIILPPAAPSPAVANGALLPAMAKQQPLPIAPRSAPSPAMLPQPTPLSMPRAMAAPSRPFSWLLVSTAVVCVGAGSGFGLALRTGVIQQTLPLLQRDQTFPARSDWPGSIPTTTPDQAAESNVPAATEYSAEPVIPAAIAKPTPRQSGATASSLPTDSESPAASQAPSPAAINANPAPTTNVANTDDSAVPVELAPPSSATPTPRQLLKTPPHRHRYPPHLAR from the coding sequence ATCGAAGAAGCCCAGCACCTCGCTCGCTGTCAGCATCCTAATATTGTGCGGGTTCTCGACTTTTTTGAGGAGAGTGGCCTGCCCTTCATGGTGATGGATTATATTCCAGGGCAAACCCTGTCGGAGTTCATCCAACCCCGGAAACCCCTCCCCGAAGCCCAAGCAGTGCACTACATTCGTCAAGTCGCCGCTGCATTGAGCGTTGTTCATGCCAACCGGATTCTGCACCGGGATATCAAGCCCCAGAATATTATTCGTCGCCAGGGAAGTCATACCGTGGTGCTAATTGATTTTGGCATTGCCCGTGAATTTACCCTGGGCGTCACCCAAACCCAGACAGGCTTGCTATCGGCGGGCTATGCCCCAATTGAGCAGTATCTGCCCCAGGGGAAACGGACACCCGCCACTGATATCTATGCCCTGGCGGCAACCCTCTATTGTCTGCTGGCAGGGCAACCGCCCGTGGCCGCTCCCCTGCGCGATCGCATCCCCTTGCCAAAGTTGCAACAATTTCAGCCCCAGCTGACTCCAGGTCTGGAGGCAGCGATTCTGCAAGGCCTGGAAATGGAAGCTCCCTTACGACCCCAAACCGTTCAAGACTGGTTGGCCCTGCTGCCAGCCACCGCCCCTGCTCCAGAGCCAGCCCGTTCCCGAGGGGCGACGAAAACCATCGCCGCTGCTAAGATTATCCTGCCCCCCGCCGCGCCATCCCCTGCTGTTGCCAACGGAGCCTTACTGCCAGCAATGGCGAAGCAGCAGCCACTCCCTATCGCCCCCAGATCCGCCCCGTCCCCGGCCATGCTCCCCCAGCCAACTCCTTTATCAATGCCCCGTGCAATGGCTGCCCCTAGCCGCCCCTTTTCCTGGCTATTGGTTAGTACCGCTGTCGTTTGTGTAGGGGCTGGTTCTGGTTTTGGTCTGGCACTGCGGACGGGGGTGATTCAACAGACCCTGCCCCTGCTGCAACGGGATCAAACCTTTCCGGCACGCTCTGACTGGCCAGGCTCAATTCCCACGACCACTCCGGATCAAGCTGCAGAGTCCAATGTTCCAGCGGCAACTGAATATTCAGCGGAGCCAGTGATCCCAGCGGCGATCGCCAAGCCTACGCCAAGGCAGTCTGGGGCAACCGCGTCCTCCCTCCCCACTGACTCAGAGAGTCCAGCCGCGAGCCAAGCCCCGAGTCCAGCCGCCATCAATGCCAATCCGGCTCCCACCACGAACGTTGCCAATACTGATGACTCCGCTGTGCCCGTAGAATTAGCGCCCCCCTCCTCGGCAACCCCCACCCCCCGGCAACTCCTGAAGACACCTCCGCACCGACACCGATACCCACCCCATCTCGCTAGGTAG